The following are encoded in a window of Vicia villosa cultivar HV-30 ecotype Madison, WI unplaced genomic scaffold, Vvil1.0 ctg.001584F_1_1, whole genome shotgun sequence genomic DNA:
- the LOC131635903 gene encoding secreted RxLR effector protein 161-like: protein MEEPVHSHWKALKRILRYIQGTVSLGMFYSKAEDYKLTGYSDSDWCGDIDDRKSTSGYVFLMGNTAFTWLSRKQPIVTLSTCEAEYVAASWCVCHAIWLRRLLCELEQKQENATIVQVDNKSAIELAKNPVNHERSKHIDVRFHFIREHVKNGSVELKHVASKDQAADIFTKPLSKEIFDRGKIMLGLIDQKSI from the coding sequence ATGGAAGAACCAGTTCACTCACACTGGAAAGCTTTGAAGAGAATTCTTCGTTATATCCAAGGAACTGTGTCACTTGGAATGTTTTACTCAAAAGCAGAAGATTACAAACTAACAGGTTACTCCGACAgcgattggtgtggagatatagACGATCGAAAAAGTACATCAGGATATGTATTCCTTATGGGAAACACTGCTTTCACATGGCTCTCAAGGAAGCAACCAATTGTAACACTGTCGACATGCGAAGCAGAATACGTGGCTGCATCATGGTGTGTATGCCATGCTATATGGCTTAGAAGATTGTTATGTGAGTTAGAGCAGAAGCAGGAAAATGCAACCATAGTGCAAGTCGACAACAAATCAGCAATCGAACTGGCGAAGAATCCAGTGAATCATGAAAGAAGTAAACACATCGACGTACGTTTTCATTTCATTCGAGAACATGTGAAAAATGGAAGCGTCGAACTGAAGCATGTGGCAAGCAAGGATCAAGCTgcagatattttcacaaaaccattGTCGAAGGAGATATTCGACAGAGGCAAGATAATGCTGGGATTAATTGATCAAAAGAGCATTTAA
- the LOC131635886 gene encoding probable LRR receptor-like serine/threonine-protein kinase At3g47570, giving the protein MKSFIFLSPILLYLHLLFLFTLTLIYFGSNKIMAVTLGNQTDHLALLKFKTSVTSDPYTTLESWNSSIHFCKWYGITCSPMHQRVIELNLDGYELHGSLSPYVGNLTFLKALNLGNNSFFGKIPQELGKLLQLQHLRLTNNSFAGEIPTNLTYCSNLKYLNLGHNNLTGKIPIEIGSLKKLHLFVVWKNNLTGGVSSSIGNLSTLISFSCAFNNLEGEISQEICRLKSLKFLGFPANNLSGLIPSCLYNISTLTTLSLTDNSFHGSLPPNMFHTLPDLQIFEIAGNYFSGPFVTSIINATSIITFEISTNYLVGQVPSLGRLKDLQNLNLEQNNLGNLSTELELLFLGGNMISGQIPADLGCLVGLILLTMELNHFEGNIPTTFGSFQKMQQLSLSGNKLSGDIPSSIGNLSQLYLLTLNLNMLEGNIPLSLGNCQKLQLLDLSENKLIGTIPLEVFNLVSLTNLLDLSHNSFNGSLSREVSMLKNIGSINFSYNHLSGEIPISIGECTTLEYLDLQGNSFNGTIPSSLASLKGLQYLDLSLNQLSGSIPDVLQNISGLKHLNVSFNMLEGEVPTKGVFGNSTQIGMIGNKKICGGISQLHLPACPIKDKKHRKHQNFLLIAVIVGVLCFLLILSIFITSYWMRKRYQKRSFDSSTIDQLDKVSYRDLYRGTNGFSITNLIGSGSFGSVYKGNLVSEDNFVAIKVLNLQKKGAHKSFILECNALKNIRHRNLVKIITCCSSSDYKGQEFKALVFYYMKNGSLEQWLHPEILNAENQTTLDLTHRVNIITDVASAVHYLHQECEQLIIHCDLKPSNVLLDDDMVAHVSDFGIARLVSVIDDTSHKDTSTIGIKGTVGYAPPEYGTGSEVSACGDMYSFGILMLEILTGRRPTNEVFENGQNLHNYVATSFPNKVIKILDPCLVSRFATVEIQDGNCEILIPNVEECLISLFRIGLLCSMESPKERMNIVEVTRELNIIKKDFSRW; this is encoded by the exons ATGAAGTCTTTTATTTTCTTGTCACCTATACTTTTATaccttcatcttctttttctgttCACCTTAACTTTAATATACTTTGGTTCAAACAAAATTATGGCAGTGACATTAGGAAACCAAACTGATCATTTAGCATTGCTCAAATTCAAAACATCAGTAACTAGTGATCCATATACAACTCTTGAATCTTGGAATTCTTCCATCCACTTCTGCAAGTGGTATGGAATCACATGCAGCCCCATGCATCAAAGAGTGATTGAGTTGAACTTAGATGGGTATGAGTTACATGGATCTTTATCTCCCTATGTTGGCAATCTCACTTTTTTGAAAGCTCTCAACCTAGGAAACAACAGTTTCTTTGGAAAAATTCCACAGGAATTAGGTAAGTTGCTACAATTGCAACATCTTCGTCTCACCAATAACTCATTTGCAGGTGAAATTCCTACAAACTTGACATATTGTTCCAATCTCAAATACTTGAATTTGGGACACAACAATTTAACTGGCAAAATACCAATTGAAATTGGTTCTTTGAAAAAGCTTCACTTATTTGTTGTTTGGAAAAACAATTTAACAGGAGGAGTCTCTTCATCCATAGGCAATCTTTCAACCTTAATTTCTTTTTCGTGTGCTTTTAACAACTTAGAAGGAGAAATTTCACAGGAAATATGTCGCCTAAAAAGCCTAAAATTTTTAGGTTTCCCTGCCAATAATTTATCTGGTTTAATTCCTTCTTGTCTTTACAACATTTCAACACTTACTACACTTTCCTTGACAGATAATAGCTTTCATGGTTCTCTCCCACCTAACATGTTCCACACCCTCCCCGATCTCCAAATATTTGAAATCGCAGGAAATTATTTTTCAGGTCCATTCGTCACTTCCATAATAAATGCAACTTCCATTATAACATTTGAAATAAGTACAAATTACCTTGTGGGACAAGTTCCAAGTTTAGGAAGACTAAAAGATTTACAAAATCTGAATTTGGAACAAAACAATTTAG GCAATTTATCCACCGAACTTGAACTACTATTTCTTGGGGGTAATATGATATCGGGACAAATTCCTGCTGACTTAGGTTGTCTAGTTGGCTTAATTCTCTTAACAATGGAACTtaatcattttgaaggaaatattCCAACTACTTTTGGGAGTTTTCAAAAGATGCAGCAGTTAAGTTTGAGCGGAAACAAGCTGTCAGGAGATATACCATCCTCTATAGGTAATCTTAGTCAATTGTATCTTTTGACTTTAAATCTTAATATGCTTGAAGGAAATATTCCTCTAAGCTTAGGAAATTGTCAAAAGTTACAACTTCTAGACCTTTCAGAAAACAAGCTTATAGGAACCATACCTTTAGAAGTTTTTAATCTTGTTTCTTTAACAAACTTATTAGACTTATCACATAACTCTTTCAATGGTAGCTTATCAAGAGAAGTGAGTATGCTAAAAAATATTGGTTCgataaatttctcttataatcaTTTGTCGGGGGAGATTCCGATATCTATTGGTGAATGCACAACCTTAGAATACCTTGATTTGCAAGGGAACTCCTTCAACGGAACAATACCATCCTCGTTGGCTTCTCTCAAAGGTCTTCAGTATTTAGACCTTTCATTGAATCAATTGTCCGGTTCAATTCCTGATGTTCTACAAAATATCTCAGGTTTAAAACACTTGAATGTTTCTTTTAACATGTTGGAAGGTGAGGTACCAACAAAAGGTGTTTTTGGAAATTCAACCCAAATAGGAATGATTGGAAATAAAAAGATTTGTGGAGGCATTTCACAACTGCATCTACCAGCGTGCCCCATCAAGGATAAAAAACACAGAAAACACCAAAATTTCTTGTTGATTGCAGTGATAGTTGGTGTTCTTTGTTTTCTTCTCATACTGTCAATTTTTATAACTAGCTACTGGATGAGGAAAAGATACCAAAAACGATCTTTTGATTCATCGACTATTGATCAACTTGATAAGGTTTCATACCGAGACTTATATCGAGGAACCAATGGATTCTCAATTACAAATTTAATTGGATCAGGAAGTTTTGGGTCTGTGTACAAAGGAAATCTTGTGTCTGAAGACAATTTTGTTGCCATAAAGGTCCTGAATCTTCAGAAGAAGGGAGCTCACAAGAGTTTTATTCTTGAATGCAATGCACTCAAAAATATTAGACACCGAAATTTAGTCAAGATTATAACATGTTGTTCTAGTTCAGATTATAAAGGTCAAGAATTTAAAGCTCTTGTTTTTTATTACATGAAAAATGGAAGTTTGGAACAATGGCTGCATCCTGAGATTTTAAATGCAGAGAATCAAACAACATTGGACCTCACTCATAGAGTAAACATCATTACCGATGTTGCTTCAGCAGTACATTATCTTCATCAAGAATGTGAACAATTGATCATTCATTGTGATCTCAAGCCAAGTAATGTACTTCTTGATGATGACATGGTTGCTCATGTGAGTGATTTTGGCATAGCAAGACTTGTCTCGGTCATTGATGATACCTCTCATAAGGATACCAGTACAATTGGAATAAAAGGAACTGTTGGCTATGCTCCTCCGG AGTATGGAACGGGGTCTGAAGTGTCTGCATGTGGTGACATGTATAGCTTTGGAATCTTGATGTTGGAAATTCTTACTGGTCGAAGACCCACAAATGAAGTTTTTGAAAATGGCCAAAATCTACATAACTATGTCGCAACTTCATTTCCCAATAAAGTTATAAAGATTTTGGACCCGTGTCTTGTATCAAGATTTGCAACAGTAGAAATACAAGATGGAAATTGTGAGATTCTTATTCCAAATGTTGAGGAGTGCTTGATTTCACTTTTTAGGATTGGACTTTTGTGTTCAATGGAATCACCAAAAGAAAGAATGAATATTGTGGAAGTTACAAGAGAGCTTAACATAATCAAAAAAGACTTCTCTCGTTGGtga